The proteins below come from a single Ruegeria sp. SCSIO 43209 genomic window:
- a CDS encoding nuclear transport factor 2 family protein — protein MTRKLQLALAVATVMGGNAMADTPEDNMKVVQNFFAAYGSNDLDGIAAVMDEDVQWHIPGRHPLSGTKNGRDEVLAFFAQLGAAGFQADPIYFGADETHVVDIHRGWSNAEGKPNVDTIWALVYRIENGKIVEATNLSADQDAANAFFWSQYTLAPVPERLANE, from the coding sequence ATGACCCGAAAACTTCAACTAGCACTCGCGGTCGCGACCGTTATGGGAGGCAACGCAATGGCCGATACCCCCGAAGACAATATGAAAGTGGTTCAGAATTTTTTTGCGGCTTACGGCTCGAACGACCTTGATGGAATCGCCGCTGTCATGGACGAGGACGTACAATGGCACATTCCCGGCCGCCATCCGCTGAGCGGCACCAAAAACGGTCGGGATGAAGTTTTGGCCTTCTTCGCCCAGTTGGGCGCAGCTGGGTTTCAGGCTGACCCGATCTACTTTGGCGCGGATGAAACCCATGTTGTAGATATTCACCGAGGCTGGTCCAACGCCGAAGGTAAGCCGAATGTCGATACCATCTGGGCTCTGGTCTACCGGATCGAGAACGGCAAGATCGTCGAGGCCACCAATCTCAGTGCCGATCAGGATGCGGCAAATGCGTTTTTTTGGTCGCAATACACCTTAGCGCCCGTGCCTGAACGCCTGGCTAATGAATGA
- a CDS encoding nuclear transport factor 2 family protein produces the protein MKRSLIAMLTAITMIGGPALADQTDITRTLTDIAAGADRHDWTRVRDAFADHVNIDYTSLWGGDPATQPADELVAGWAAFLPGFDSTHHMVTNHAITSVSETAATAQADFTATHRLDDGLWVLGGRYDYVLEKTGDRWVVTAMTMTALWETGDRGLVALAGERGAGAN, from the coding sequence ATGAAACGATCCCTCATCGCCATGCTCACCGCCATAACAATGATTGGAGGCCCTGCATTGGCCGATCAAACCGACATCACCCGCACCCTAACGGATATCGCTGCAGGCGCAGACCGGCATGATTGGACCCGTGTAAGGGATGCCTTCGCCGATCACGTCAACATTGACTACACCAGCCTTTGGGGTGGAGACCCGGCAACCCAACCCGCTGACGAACTTGTTGCGGGCTGGGCCGCCTTCTTGCCCGGGTTCGACAGCACGCATCACATGGTGACCAACCACGCAATCACCTCAGTTTCAGAAACCGCCGCGACGGCGCAGGCTGATTTCACCGCTACCCACCGGCTTGACGATGGCCTATGGGTATTGGGCGGCCGTTATGACTATGTGCTGGAAAAAACAGGTGACCGCTGGGTTGTAACAGCGATGACAATGACCGCTCTTTGGGAAACCGGCGACCGTGGTCTCGTCGCCCTCGCCGGTGAACGCGGGGCCGGGGCCAACTGA